Proteins encoded together in one Porites lutea chromosome 2, jaPorLute2.1, whole genome shotgun sequence window:
- the LOC140927501 gene encoding RNA polymerase II subunit A C-terminal domain phosphatase-like produces MADKQSKEVVISTSSSVKLSRWRVCAGSEVREGSVLCFYEVSGKAERTGSFVTQPKLKSAFTGKVRELLVAEGDIVPAGAPVLLIDKATECEHNMVMKDLCCDCGADLRKLNEEQDEPSSPTLASVPLIHNIPELKVSPEEAEALGKKDEARLLKTRKLSLIVDLDQTLIHTTMELIPEDMEDVHHFQLPGYPVWYHTKIRPGAVNFLKSISELYELHIFTMGSRMYAHTIARMLDPDGKLFAYRIRSRDECFNAFSKSHDMRSLFPCGDNMVCIIDDREDVWNFAPNLIHVKPYQFFKGVGDINAPPGSTPSPEEEFTSPAEDVGEKNSQEKDIEAEEVNSLETEDVAHQEKNDDIVFKDNKKSEETEIDVVLNEKMSLGKSEENVEVTEDKIKPVGEDVDEISAKKSSVDTVKSNVDSSKVLENGQSENADDETKPEESNETKEINQNDKEENEEGEKNNNGDTKGDKEQTTSICNDEIAGETPEKRCEGVQTKFKKSQKYSYEFGDGDDDYLLHLEDVLKRVHEVFYKTLDEIKSISAEELKGNPNSTSGVKYCTPGTTTPDAKAIVTELRRDVLLGANIVFTGVIPTSAKQEESYPWRVACALGAKVSNTIVTPKDTTNPSDVTTHVIAGRLGTEKSYRAVKTREVKLVNPGWLFCCSERWERVDERLFPVEGLEKYKQQIRDQGTPRGTPRDTVMENADLGAGDTGEDAENKTRSESVSSADILMSTLNPLLSFSPSEVEAMDKEVEELMNSSDEESDLIGSVSDSSSSSDSEDSKSTSKRKRGEEEESQEDANNELPSKKRKVSDDVDDDEEKDIDNNNDDEGEGGSEDSSKSDSDDDYTHRSSPSDDDDDMAAMLDAELAQS; encoded by the exons ATGGCGGACAAACAGTCAAAAGAGGTTGTTATTTCGACCTCATCTTCTGTCAAACTGTCACGATGGCGGGTTTGCGCTGGATCAGAAGTTAGAGAAGGaagtgttctttgtttttatgaaGTTTCTGGCAAAGCAGAGAGGACTGGATCGTTTGTAACTCAGCCAAAACTCAAATCCGCTTTTACTGGTAAAGTCCGTGAGCTGCTCGTTGCCGAGGGGGACATTGTCCCAGCAGG GGCACCTGTATTGCTGATAGATAAAGCAACCGAGTGTGAGCACAACATGGTCATGAAGGATCTCTGCTGTGACTGTGGTGCTGATCTTAGGAA ACTCAATGAAGAGCAAGATGAGCCATCCTCTCCAACTCTGGCATCTGTTCCTCTTATACATAACATCCCTGAGTTGAAAGTGAGCCCAGAG GAAGCTGAGGCCTTAGGGAAAAAGGACGAAGCCAGACTTCTTAAAACTCGCAAGCTTTCACTAATTGTGGATCTGGATCAGACTCTTATTCATACAACAATGGAGCTGATTCCTGAAGATATGGAG GATGTTCATCATTTTCAACTACCTGGTTACCCTGTGTGGTACCATACAAAGATCCGACCTGGGGCTGTGAATTTCTTGAAGAGTATTTCAGAACTGTATGAACTGCACATCTTCACCATGGGATCAAGGATGTACGCTCATACCATTGCTCGAATGTTGGACCCTGATGGAAAATTGTTTGCTTATAGGATTCGCTCACGAGATGAATGCTTCAATGCATTTTCCAAATCCCATGATATGAG GTCACTGTTTCCATGTGGTGACAACATGGTTTGCATAATCGATGATCGAGAAGACGTCTGGAATTTCGCCCCTAACCTCATCCATGTCAAACCGTATCAGTTTTTCAAAGGGGTGGGAGACATAAATGCCCCTCCTGGATCCACCCCTTCCCCCGAAGAAGAATTTACGTCCCCTGCAGAAGACGTTGGTGAAAAGAACAGTCAGGAGAAAGATATCGAAGCTGAAGAAGTAAATTCTCTGGAGACTGAAGATGTTGCACATCAAGAGAAGAATGATGACATAGTAttcaaagacaacaaaaaatcGGAAGAGACAGAGATCGACGTAGTCTTGAACGAGAAGATGAGCTTGGGAAAGTCGGAAGAAAATGTGGAAGTTACTGAGGACAAAATAAAGCCGGTTGGTGAAGATGTCGATGAAATTAGCGCAAAGAAATCCTCTGTTGACACTGTTAAATCAAACGTGGATTCTTCGAAAGTGCTTGAGAATGGACAAAGTGAAAATGCTGATGACGAAACGAAACCTGAAGAATCTAACGAGAccaaagaaataaatcaaaatgATAAGGAGGAGAACGAAGAGGGTGAAAAGAACAATAACGGTGATACAAAAGGTGATAAAGAACAAACCACTTCGATTTGCAATGATGAAATAGCAGGCGAAACACCTGAGAAGAGATGCGAGGGAG tgCAAACAAAGTTCAAGAAATCACAAAAGTACTCATACGAGTTCggtgatggtgatgacgatTACCTTCTTCACCTCGAGGACGTTTTGAAACGAGTACACGAAGTGTTTTATAAGACTTTAGACGAGATAAAGTCTATTTCTGCCGAAGAACTCAAAGGTAATCCAAACTCTACAAGCGGTGTTAAGTACTGTACCCCTGGAACAACTACACCGGATGCAAAAGCCATTGTGACTGAACTACGCCGTGATGTGTTACTCGGGGCGAACATTGTATTTACTGGAGTTATACCTACGTCTGCTAAGCAAGAAGAGAGTTATCCTTGGCGTGTTGCGTGTGCGCTCGGCGCCAAAGTAAGCAACACGATTGTAACACCCAAGGACACGACAAACCCTAGTGACGTAACCACTCACGTGATTGCGGGAAGATTAGGCACGGAGAAATCATACCGGGCGGTTAAAACCCGGGAAGTTAAACTTGTGAATCCCGGCTGGCTTTTTTGCTGTTCCGAGCGCTGGGAACGGGTGGACGAGCGTTTGTTTCCTGTAGAGGGCTTAGAGAAATACAAACAACAGATTCGTGATCAAGGTACCCCTCGCGGGACTCCCCGGGATACTGTAATGGAAAATGCTGACTTAGGTGCGGGTGATACTGGTGAGGACGCGGAAAACAAAACTAGATCTGAATCTGTTAGCAGCGCCGACATTCTTATGTCAACTTTAAACCCTTTACTGTCCTTTTCGCCGTCGGAAGTAGAGGCAATGGACAAGGAAGTGGAGGAGCTTATGAACTCTAGCGATGAAGAAAGCGACTTGATCGGAAGCGTGTCTGATTCGAGTAGTTCTTCGGATTCCGAAGACTCTAAGTCGACGAGTAAAAGAAAGCGCGGTGAGGAGGAAGAATCGCAGGAGGACGCCAATAATGAACTtccaagtaaaaaaagaaaagttagcgacgatgttgatgatgatgaagagaAAGACATTGAtaacaacaacgacgacgaAGGAGAAGGGGGATCAGAAGATTCAAGCAAGTCTGATTCAGATGACGATTATACACATCGCTCCTCACCgagcgatgatgatgacgatatgGCGGCCATGTTAGATGCGGAGTTAGCACAATCATAA